The Methanothermobacter sp. genomic sequence TGAAGTGCATGGAGCATCCTCGTCATGTCTGCCCCGACGTTGTGAAGTTTACCGTCCTTGTAGACCACTCCCGCTATTCCACACAATTCAATACCTCCTTTATAAAGTATTCGTGAAGTCTCGTGTCCTCTCCCAGTTCAGGGTGAAAGGCAACTGCAAGGTTGCAGCCCTCCTTAACCGCGATGATCCATTCACCAAGTCTGGATAGTACCTCAGCCCCCTCACCCACCTCGAGCACAACCGGTGCCCTTATGAATATTCCATGGAACCTTTTTCCGAGGATCTCTATGTCCTCTTCAAAGGAATCCTTCTGCCTCCCAAAGGCGTTTCTCTTAACCTTCATGTCCATGAGTCCCAGGAGGGGCTGTTCATAGTCTGTTTCCCTTGCAAGAAGAACCATCCCGGCACAGGTCCCCATGACCGCTTTGTTTTCCTTGATTATAACGTCTTTTATCCCTGTCTCCTCCATGAGTTTACCTATGACAGTGCTCTCACCGCCAGAGATTATTATTGCATCTACAGATGATGCATCCTCCGCTGTTCTCACCTTCACTACCTCTGCATCAACATCCATCCTTTCAATGGCCCTCCGGGTCATCTCGAGGTGCTCGGAAACATCGCCCTGAAGATCAAGAATTCCTATCCTTATCATGGTGTCTCCTTTCAGTTTTTTTGATTAGGTTTTTGGCACATGACCATATAAATATACCGGAAAATAGTTGCCGGTTATCTGTGAACGCTGACCCAGCAGAACCTCAGTATACAATGTTCAGAAACCAGGTCTTGAATTAACTTATAATTGAACATCTATATAAATATTTCCATGGTAAGTCTGAAAGAGTTCTATAAAATAAGTGGATCCAGATCTGAAAGATAATTAGCGCACATTGGACAGCCCTGAAATTAAAGTGTGAATAATGGAACCACTCCCTTACAGCCAGTGATTCAGCGAAAACCGCGACAAGACTAAAGTGGAAATTCTTCATCCAGAAACTCCATAACCTTCATTGTGGAGTTTCTGACATGGTTTGCAGCCTCCCTGAAGGCTTCCCTTTCATCCCTGTCCATTAAAACCGGTACAACACCCTCTATACCATTCTTACCGAGCTTCACAGGTACACCCAGGCAGACGTCCCTGATACCATCAATTTCACCCTCCATAAGGGTTGAGACCGTGAGTATCCTCCGCTCATCATTCAGTATCGTTGTCACTATGTTGGAGATTGCAAAGGCCGGACCATATTCGGTGGCCCCCTTCCTGCTTATGATGTTGCTACCTGCATTGATAACCTTCTCTATGGTCTTCTTGAGGTCGAACTTCCTGTAACCAGAGAAGTAGTCCCTCCTTGCATAGTGCTCAATTGGTATACCACCTATTGATGTGGAGCTGATGAGGGGGACCATGTAGGGGCCGTGTTGCCCGATAACCCTGGTGTGAACCTCGCTAACATGGACATTGAAATGCCTTGCCATGTAATTCTTCAGCCTGAGGGAGTCAAGGTGGTTTCCAAGGCCAAATACCCTGCTGGGATGAAAACCCGAATACTTTAACGCAACGTATGTCATAACATCAACAGGATTTGTCACCACAAGTATAATTGAATCCGGGGCGAAACGGGCAATCTGTCTTGCATACTCGGCAACGATAACCCCATTCTGAAATGCAAGGTCATCCCTATCCATATCAGCGGTTCTGGGGACACCAGCAGTTATAACAACTATCCTTGAGCCGTGAACATTTTCGATGTCAGCAGAGTTCTCCAGTTTAACCGAAACCCCCTTGGCTGCAAGGGCGTCGCTCATATCAAGGACCTCTCCAATGTTCTGCTCAAGGCTCTCCCTCCTTGATATGAGGTGCAGTGTCTTCACAGCCTCCTCCTCTGCAAGGCACAGTGCCGTTGCCCTTCCAACACGCCCCGTTGATCCAATTATACTTACCTTCAAAAATTACTCCTCCTGATGAGTTTCAAGGTAACTGATGGCGACCTTTCTTGCGAATCCCGTGCCGGTCTCTGCAAGTTTCTCCATCGCTTCTCTCACCCGTTCCCCGCCTATCTGCTCTAGTGACCTTGCAGCACCACTTCTCACAAAGCCACTATCATCCTCCAGGAGCTCAATGAGTGGTTCAACAGCCCTTTCATCCCGGAAGTTCCCTATGACCCATGCGGCAGCACCCCTTATCTTCCAGTCATCACTTGAGAGGCTCTCAAGGAGGGGCTCCACTGCCTCCTCACCCATCTTTGCAAGGGCAGTGGATGCATCCCTTCGAACCCATTTATTCTCATCGGCCAGAGCCTCTATGAGGGGCCCTATGGCCCTGGGATCCCCAATCTTACCAAGTGCCGCTGCTGCTCCCCTCCTCACAAACTTGTTATCATCATTGAGGGCCTCAATGAGCTGTTCAACCGCTGGTTCCCCTATCTCACACAGGAGTTCAATAACCTGAACCCTCATGAGTTCATCGTCTTCCCTTAACTGCTCAATGAGTCTCTCAACATTTTCTCTCCTCTGCATTTTATCACCTTATGTTCGTTATGTCCAAGGAGATACATAATACTTATCCCGGAAAACTGGTGGAGTGACTCCTCTGGATTTCCATGAATTACATGTTTTTCACATATCGCAAAAATACAGCTAAAGTTTATCATGTGCATCAAAAGAAGAAATAATTTTTACGTCTTGGTGAGAGTATTTATTATATTCATGGTAACCCCTTCAGCCTCTTCAAGTCCACGTGACCTAAAAATCTCAAGCGCCTCCTTAAATACATTGTAGAGATTTTCACGCTCATCAATAAGGAATAAGAGAACCCCGAGGATCACAAGGGACACAGCAACTCCCGTAGAATCTCCACTCTCCCTGAATTCTGGTGGACCTTTTGATGAACTTCAGGGCATCATAGAGTTCACCCTCATCCATCCTGTAGCGACCTATCAGAAGATTGAGAAGGGCCTCCGTTGGGCGGTCACGTATAACTGTGGCAGACTCCAGATTGGAATTGAGGGTGTCTATGTTACGGTCCTCCCAGCACTTCCCATATGATTCAAAGGAATCAATGATACCCATTAGGTCATCTGCAAGTCTGAAGATTTTCTGGGTCCC encodes the following:
- a CDS encoding malate dehydrogenase, which gives rise to MKVSIIGSTGRVGRATALCLAEEEAVKTLHLISRRESLEQNIGEVLDMSDALAAKGVSVKLENSADIENVHGSRIVVITAGVPRTADMDRDDLAFQNGVIVAEYARQIARFAPDSIILVVTNPVDVMTYVALKYSGFHPSRVFGLGNHLDSLRLKNYMARHFNVHVSEVHTRVIGQHGPYMVPLISSTSIGGIPIEHYARRDYFSGYRKFDLKKTIEKVINAGSNIISRKGATEYGPAFAISNIVTTILNDERRILTVSTLMEGEIDGIRDVCLGVPVKLGKNGIEGVVPVLMDRDEREAFREAANHVRNSTMKVMEFLDEEFPL
- a CDS encoding HEAT repeat domain-containing protein yields the protein MQRRENVERLIEQLREDDELMRVQVIELLCEIGEPAVEQLIEALNDDNKFVRRGAAAALGKIGDPRAIGPLIEALADENKWVRRDASTALAKMGEEAVEPLLESLSSDDWKIRGAAAWVIGNFRDERAVEPLIELLEDDSGFVRSGAARSLEQIGGERVREAMEKLAETGTGFARKVAISYLETHQEE
- a CDS encoding tetratricopeptide repeat protein: MGSFEEALENYRKIKFPEGVAYASELLGDSLMAQRKFDRAMKCYSEALSIYSEINSKVADELRDKIYEASKIKEAVSADDSEPEPVQQDSQSTDIQSGTQKIFRLADDLMGIIDSFESYGKCWEDRNIDTLNSNLESATVIRDRPTEALLNLLIGRYRMDEGELYDALKFIKRSTRIQGEWRFYGSCCVPCDPRGSLIPY
- the pdxT gene encoding pyridoxal 5'-phosphate synthase glutaminase subunit PdxT, yielding MIRIGILDLQGDVSEHLEMTRRAIERMDVDAEVVKVRTAEDASSVDAIIISGGESTVIGKLMEETGIKDVIIKENKAVMGTCAGMVLLARETDYEQPLLGLMDMKVKRNAFGRQKDSFEEDIEILGKRFHGIFIRAPVVLEVGEGAEVLSRLGEWIIAVKEGCNLAVAFHPELGEDTRLHEYFIKEVLNCVE